Within the Nitrospirota bacterium genome, the region AGATCGTCATCGCCAAGGATCATGCAAACAACCCCGATGCGATTCCGTTCCCGGCAACCGCCACACGAGAAATGGGAGAGGAAGCCAATAAAAACGGGCTGTTTACGGCTAAAATGATCAGCCAAACTCCGATTAACCCTGCCAATGCGCCGAAGGACGCATTTGAGACCGAGGCGGTGCGGGCCGTCATGGGCGGGGCCGCTGTCTTCTCTCGCGTCGAAGAGGTGAATGGGGTACTCACGTTCCGCCGGGCATCGGCGGACAAGGCGACGTCGACAGCCTGCATCGGTTGTCACACCGACAAACAGGTCGGGGACGTCCTGGGCGTGCTCAGCGTCGGGATGAACATGACGAAAGGCAAAGCTGCGTCCGACAAATCGTTGATGAGCACGGCCAGTTTGCTGCTGGGAATTATCATGATCCTTGTCGTCGCAACCTATCTGCTGCTCCGGAGCATTGTCCTCAAGCCGCTGGCACACATGGCGACTATCACCAAGGACATTGCGCAGGGCGAAGGCGATTTGACGAAGCGTGTGCCGACTGAGGGCAACGATGAAATCGCCCAGTTCGGTGGCTTCTTCAATCAGTTTATCGATAAATTACAGAAGATGATCGGCAAAGTTGCGCATGTGACCGACAAGGTCGCCTCCGCGTCGGTCGAACTGTCCGCCACGGCGGAGGAAATCTCCAGGGGCACCGATACCCTGACGTCTCGTG harbors:
- a CDS encoding methyl-accepting chemotaxis protein, which encodes MSTLLKGMNIGPKFAISIGVLASMISLVGLAIIYQQEQDKLFGMLEQRGQLLESQIQITRSYIAQNYVGKLKKSKVGSEIVIAKDHANNPDAIPFPATATREMGEEANKNGLFTAKMISQTPINPANAPKDAFETEAVRAVMGGAAVFSRVEEVNGVLTFRRASADKATSTACIGCHTDKQVGDVLGVLSVGMNMTKGKAASDKSLMSTASLLLGIIMILVVATYLLLRSIVLKPLAHMATITKDIAQGEGDLTKRVPTEGNDEIAQFGGFFNQFIDKLQKMIGKVAHVTDKVASASVELSATAEEISRGTDTLTSRAAQTAAAVEEMNATVSQVAQNSGKAATLAQETVQTAKNGGSVVADTISGMQHLSEAVSNSAT